A stretch of Rhinoderma darwinii isolate aRhiDar2 chromosome 4, aRhiDar2.hap1, whole genome shotgun sequence DNA encodes these proteins:
- the SDC1 gene encoding syndecan-1, protein MNTLPVLCLLGILGSVALASDKAAPPVDLDGSGDDEDFSGSGFDGLKDVEETVTSLDSKSTWATVAPTMEGSTAAQEPEIAIKEETKVEDITKSTETTKTHDIIEDLFAVDTVAKEVATEEATTSTFQQTSEAHLEEMDIKKHHHHPHHHPHHHTTASTTFLPSESAGHADGTTDITPEAAKPHDLPDQTTTSTPDKESDLIHIPQELTTLAEDLAKHGVLHEGTTSGSATTYADIEVAVEPLDADNLPALDRFETTTVAEDSPTHTDHHLTTASSFGGVDVQQEGTTRPSDLMEYDEGDVQEGEHITTVAEEGHRPHHGHHGHHTTHRTTMEPEKPNEVHTQEPKGRRVHVPGFISTTAVPVINEDEYIPEDAENDDFTSSTPHYNVSRNPFDENDISDSKEEGPSGDMFFEASVPVLNKGRMDPSADAGSSDASHGIMERKELLAGIIAGGVAGLVFAAFLVAFVLYRMKKKDEGSYSLEEPKQSNGGYQKPREQREFYA, encoded by the exons AGTGACAAAGCTGCTCCTCCTGTAGACCTCGACGGTTCTGGAGATGATGAGGATTTCTCTGGGTCAGGATTTGATG GTCTTAAGGATGTAGAGGAGACGGTTACATCCTTAGACTCCAAATCAACCTGGGCAACTGTGGCGCCCACCATGGAAGGGTCTACGGCAGCTCAGGAGCCAGAGATTGCCATTAAGGAAGAAACTAAAGTGGAAGATATCACAAAGTCTACAGAAACCACTAAAACACATGACATAATTGAAGACCTGTTTGCTGTTGATACAGTTGCTAAAGAAGTCGCTACAGAAGAAGCCACAACCTCTACATTCCAGCAGACCTCTGAAGCTCACTTAGAAGAAATGGACATTAAGAAACACCACCACCACCCTCACCATCATCCTCACCATCATACAACAGCATCTACTACATTTCTTCCTTCTGAGTCAGCTGGACATGCTGATGGTACAACAGATATTACTCCTGAAGCAGCAAAACCCCATGATTTGCCTGACCAAACTACCACAAGTACACCAGATAAAGAGTCTGATTTGATTCACATACCACAGGAACTGACAACTCTTGCTGAGGACTTGGCAAAGCATGGTGTTCTCCATGAAGGAACCACCTCTGGCTCTGCCACTACTTATGCAGATATTGAAGTTGCTGTGGAGCCATTAGATGCTGATAATCTTCCAGCATTGGATCGTTTTGAAACTACAACTGTGGCTGAAGACTCTCCTACACACACAGACCACCATCTGACAACTGCAAGTTCATTTGGTGGAGTGGATGTTCAGCAAGAAGGCACAACAAGACCCTCTGACCTTATGGAGTATGATGAGGGTGACGTTCAAGAAGGGGAACATATAACTACTGTTGCTGAGGAAGGACATCGTCCTCATCATGGTCATCATGGTCATCATACTACACACCGTACCACTATGGAACCTGAGAAGCCTAATGAAGTCCACACACAAGAACCAAAGGGGAGGAGAGTCCATGTTCCAGGTTTTATAAGTACAACTGCTGTTCCAGTAATAAATGAAGATGAATATATTCCTGAAGACGCAGAAAATGATGACTTTACCAGCTCAACACCTCACTATAATGTGTCTCGAAATCCCTTTGATGAAAATGATATTTCAGATTCTAAGGAGGAAGGACCATCAGGG gataTGTTTTTTGAAGCAAGTGTTCCAGTCCTCAATAAGGGCAGAATGGACCCCTCTGCTGATGCAGGAAGCTCCGATGCTTCACATGGAATAATGGAAAGGAAAGAACTTCTTGCAG GAATCATCGCAGGTGGAGTGGCTGGTCTGGTGTTTGCTGCGTTCTTGGTTGCCTTTGTACTGTACAGGATGAAAAAGAAAGATGAAGGAAGCTACTCTCTGGAAGAACCAAAACAGTCCAATGGTGGATATCAAAAACCAAGGGAACAGAGGGAGTTCTACGCGTAG